The genomic DNA AGAAATAAAAGTTCATGCTCAGAAATACAATCTTGATCCTTTGATGGTGGCAGCGATCATTCGGGTGGAGAGCAATTACAAGACAGGGTCCGAATCCAAGAAGGGCGCGCTTGGCATCATGCAGATCATGCCGGATACCGCGAAATGGGTTATCGAACAGTCGAAGCTGCCAGACGTATCTTTAGATAAGGTGAAGGAAGAGAGCGATACGAATATCGCGATCGGAACCTGGTATTTGAAATCACTGCACGAACAATTCGACGGTAATGAGATCGCCATGATCGCGGCATATAACGCGGGGCCGACGAATGTCCGGAATTGGTTGCGCAGCGGTAGGTGGGATGGAAAGCTCGAATCGGTCAAAAATATCCCTTTTGGCGAAACGAGGCATTATGTACAAAGAGTTACTCATTACTACGATCAATACTCTGACATTTACGAGCATTTGTAAATTACCGGGCCCATTCCCGTATGATGGAGAAGCATTGGACAGGCTGGGGCCTGCGCCAATGCTTCCTGAGCTTGGTTGATCAAATTATTGGAATTGACCTGCCAGCTGCTGCTCGGCAATTGTTACCAGACGTTTGGTGATGAAACCACCAATCGAACCGTTTTCGTAAGAAGTCAGGTTACCGGCATATCCGTCTTGTGGGAAAGAGATGCCAAGCTCCTGAGCTACTTCATATTTCATTTGCTCCAGAGCGCCGGAAGCTTGTCTAACCACCAGGTCGTTCGAAGAATTATTATTTTGAGCCATGAGATGTTCACCTCCTTGTGGTAAAAGTATTATGTGCTGAAATAGACGACTTCATTACGAATATTTTAGTTATTTATTGGCATTCGTTGATGTATCCGACAACAGCGATCTTAGTTAAATCAAAATTCCTAATAAAAAGGGGGTAAAAGCACGTTGAAATGTCCATATTGTGACTATTCCGGAACAAAGGTGCTGGACTCCAGACCGGCAAACGAGAATCGTTCCATCCGTCGCAGGCGGGAGTGCGAGAAATGCAGCCGCCGGTTCACTACCTTTGAGATGGTGGAGGAAATGCCGCTGATCGTTATCAAAAAGGACGGCAGCCGAGAGGAATTCAATCGGGAGAAGTTGCTCCGGGGTTTGATTCGCGCTTGTGAGAAACGGCCGGTGTCCGTGGAAC from Paenibacillus woosongensis includes the following:
- a CDS encoding alpha/beta-type small acid-soluble spore protein gives rise to the protein MAQNNNSSNDLVVRQASGALEQMKYEVAQELGISFPQDGYAGNLTSYENGSIGGFITKRLVTIAEQQLAGQFQ
- the nrdR gene encoding transcriptional regulator NrdR, yielding MKCPYCDYSGTKVLDSRPANENRSIRRRRECEKCSRRFTTFEMVEEMPLIVIKKDGSREEFNREKLLRGLIRACEKRPVSVEQLESIVSAAERSLRHTANAEVESREIGELIMEQLYPVDEVAYVRFASVYRQFKDINMFMKELKGLLSKSSGPSDSV
- a CDS encoding lytic transglycosylase domain-containing protein; the protein is MKWLRKKRVLLLLFLGFTVILFFNSKWLALFYPIHFKEEIKVHAQKYNLDPLMVAAIIRVESNYKTGSESKKGALGIMQIMPDTAKWVIEQSKLPDVSLDKVKEESDTNIAIGTWYLKSLHEQFDGNEIAMIAAYNAGPTNVRNWLRSGRWDGKLESVKNIPFGETRHYVQRVTHYYDQYSDIYEHL